In one window of Tenacibaculum mesophilum DNA:
- a CDS encoding carboxymuconolactone decarboxylase family protein, whose translation MKQRLNIQELEPNSYKAILEIFKYLETTSLSKDIKNLIKIRSSQINSCAYCIEMHTSEALKNGEKQNRIFALSAWKESPLFSKKEKALLAATDEITQVSNNGLSENTFQELKEHFTDNEIAQIIIQIGEINIWNRIAVSTLMFHQSS comes from the coding sequence ATGAAACAAAGACTAAACATTCAAGAATTAGAGCCAAATTCTTACAAAGCTATTTTAGAAATTTTTAAATATCTTGAAACAACATCCCTCTCAAAAGACATTAAAAATCTTATAAAAATAAGAAGCTCTCAAATTAATTCTTGTGCTTATTGTATAGAAATGCATACTTCGGAGGCTCTAAAAAATGGAGAAAAACAAAACAGAATTTTTGCTTTAAGCGCTTGGAAAGAATCTCCTTTATTTTCTAAAAAAGAAAAAGCCTTGTTAGCTGCTACTGATGAAATAACACAAGTAAGTAATAATGGATTATCAGAAAACACCTTTCAGGAACTTAAGGAACACTTTACCGATAATGAAATAGCACAAATTATTATACAAATAGGAGAAATTAATATTTGGAATCGTATTG
- a CDS encoding putative signal transducing protein — protein MNKHIKVFSGSQIFVNRLSQLLNEIEVPYLVKDNKEAGRVAGFGTLGNSIDVFIYESDLEKAQDTIDSFKEEIAEEK, from the coding sequence ATGAACAAGCATATTAAAGTTTTCTCAGGCTCTCAAATCTTTGTGAACAGATTAAGTCAGCTACTTAACGAAATTGAAGTTCCATATTTAGTAAAAGATAATAAAGAAGCCGGAAGAGTTGCTGGTTTTGGAACTTTAGGCAATTCTATTGACGTATTTATCTATGAATCAGACCTTGAAAAAGCTCAAGACACTATTGATAGTTTTAAAGAAGAAATAGCAGAAGAAAAATAA